A part of Phaenicophaeus curvirostris isolate KB17595 chromosome 29, BPBGC_Pcur_1.0, whole genome shotgun sequence genomic DNA contains:
- the S100A11 gene encoding protein S100-A11: MPTETERCIESLLAVFQRYAGREGDNCTLSKREFVAFMNTELAAFTKNQKDPAVVDRMMKKLDLNSDGKLDFQEFLNLIGGIAVACYDSLVVKNP; the protein is encoded by the exons ATG CCCACGGAGACCGAGCGCTGCATCGAGTCCCTGCTCGCTGTCTTCCAGCGCTACGCAGGACGCGAAGGGGACAACTGCACCCTCTCCAAGAGGGAGTTCGTGGCCTTCATGAACACCGAGCTGGCTGCCTTCACAAAG AACCAGAAGGACCCAGCCGTGGTGGATAGGATGATGAAGAAACTCGATTTGAACAGCGACGGAAAGCTCGACTTCCAGGAGTTCCTGAACCTCATCGGGGGCATCGCGGTGGCCTGCTACGATTCCCTGGTTGTTAAGAACCCTTAA